Proteins from a single region of Phormidium ambiguum IAM M-71:
- a CDS encoding acyl-CoA thioesterase, with product MPFTYNRIIRFQDTDAAGVVYFANVLAICHEAYEESLNVSNINLQEFFRNNNFAIPIVHANVDFLRPMFCGDRISINLFPNQLNPQKFEIKYQIITPENETIAKAITKHICIDPNSRTRKELPSQMIDWLQQWSDTNLL from the coding sequence ATGCCCTTTACTTATAATCGTATTATCCGATTTCAAGACACTGATGCAGCTGGTGTTGTTTACTTTGCCAATGTTTTAGCCATTTGCCATGAAGCTTATGAAGAATCGCTAAATGTATCTAACATTAATCTGCAAGAATTTTTTAGAAATAATAATTTTGCTATTCCTATTGTTCATGCTAACGTAGACTTTTTGCGTCCGATGTTTTGTGGCGATCGCATATCGATTAATTTATTCCCTAATCAGTTAAACCCGCAAAAATTTGAAATTAAATATCAAATTATTACTCCTGAAAATGAGACGATCGCTAAGGCAATTACAAAACATATTTGTATCGATCCAAATAGTAGAACTAGAAAAGAATTACCATCTCAAATGATTGATTGGTTACAACAATGGAGTGATACTAATTTGTTGTAA
- a CDS encoding 2-succinylbenzoate--CoA ligase → MADRFMESSLIYLEKRIHDNWLVGYDSRELTLLTQKLYAEITQKFNLKNTLKIVIAERQPIKLLASFIAGVAANCHVFLCNPDWVKAEWEQVFKLVQPDIIWGEVPEINYKKSPIATPSFLPNFPASLIMIPTGGSSGKIRFSMHTWDSLMASVKGFKQYFNLEQINSFCILPLYHVSGLMQFMRSFTSGGKLVISAFKLVENVKNYDIEPRDFFISLVPTQLQRLLEKPDLTNWLSCFQTVLLGGAPAWLELLETSRNYGIRLAPTYGMTETASQIATLKPEAFLAGNNTNGQILPHAKVIIKDENGEILGTNQTGIINIKADSLALGYYPELFPKQEEFQLDDLGYMDDSGNLKIIGRNSNKIITGGENVFPNEVEAAIMATQMIEDICVIGLPDRQWGEIITAIYVPKSADINIDNLKIAIQDKLSKFKQPKKWIAVESLPRNAQGKVNRKLLQQISITPLL, encoded by the coding sequence ATGGCTGACAGATTTATGGAATCATCTTTAATTTATTTAGAAAAACGTATTCACGATAATTGGTTAGTTGGTTATGATAGCCGGGAATTGACTTTATTGACACAAAAATTATATGCAGAAATCACCCAAAAATTTAATTTAAAAAATACCTTAAAAATTGTTATTGCGGAACGACAACCAATAAAATTACTCGCTAGTTTCATTGCTGGGGTTGCTGCTAATTGTCATGTTTTTCTATGCAACCCAGATTGGGTAAAAGCTGAATGGGAACAGGTTTTTAAGTTAGTACAACCGGATATAATTTGGGGAGAAGTACCAGAAATTAATTATAAAAAATCTCCAATAGCAACTCCATCATTTCTCCCGAATTTTCCCGCATCTTTAATCATGATTCCCACAGGTGGTTCATCGGGAAAAATCCGTTTTTCCATGCACACTTGGGATAGTTTGATGGCATCAGTTAAAGGATTTAAGCAATATTTTAATTTAGAACAAATCAATTCCTTTTGTATTTTGCCGTTGTATCATGTTAGTGGATTAATGCAATTTATGCGTTCTTTTACTAGCGGTGGTAAATTAGTAATTTCTGCTTTTAAGCTAGTAGAAAATGTTAAAAATTATGATATTGAACCAAGAGATTTTTTTATTTCTTTGGTTCCTACGCAATTACAAAGATTGCTAGAAAAACCAGATTTAACTAATTGGTTATCTTGCTTTCAAACAGTACTTTTAGGTGGCGCACCAGCTTGGTTAGAACTTTTAGAAACTTCCAGAAATTATGGAATTCGTTTAGCGCCTACTTATGGAATGACGGAAACTGCATCTCAAATTGCTACATTGAAACCTGAAGCTTTTTTGGCAGGAAACAATACTAATGGTCAAATTCTTCCTCATGCCAAAGTAATAATTAAAGATGAAAATGGAGAAATATTAGGTACAAACCAAACAGGTATTATTAATATTAAAGCAGATTCTTTAGCGTTAGGTTATTATCCAGAATTGTTTCCCAAGCAAGAGGAATTCCAATTAGATGATTTAGGATATATGGATGATAGTGGTAATTTAAAAATCATTGGACGTAATAGTAATAAAATCATCACAGGGGGAGAAAATGTTTTTCCTAATGAAGTAGAAGCTGCAATTATGGCTACTCAAATGATTGAAGATATTTGTGTAATTGGTTTACCCGATCGCCAATGGGGTGAAATAATTACAGCAATTTATGTTCCTAAATCTGCTGATATTAATATTGATAATTTAAAGATAGCTATTCAAGATAAGTTGAGTAAATTTAAACAACCGAAAAAGTGGATTGCTGTTGAAAGTTTACCCCGTAATGCACAAGGAAAAGTCAACCGTAAATTATTACAACAAATTAGTATCACTCCATTGTTGTAA
- a CDS encoding secondary thiamine-phosphate synthase enzyme YjbQ, which produces MPIIHQIIEVETSEGISIFNITPQIDEFIQHTGIKNGQVLVFSRHTTTALAINENEERLLEDIKVYLRKLAPETDKYLHNDLHLRVVPEDEPMNAHSHLMSLTLSTSEIVPIVDGKLALGTWQSVLFFDLDGPRKRTVFLQISGE; this is translated from the coding sequence ATGCCCATTATCCATCAAATAATTGAAGTCGAAACCAGTGAAGGAATCAGCATTTTTAATATTACACCACAAATTGATGAATTTATACAACATACCGGGATAAAGAACGGTCAAGTTTTAGTGTTTTCTCGGCATACAACCACAGCTTTAGCAATTAATGAAAATGAAGAAAGATTGTTGGAAGATATAAAAGTCTATCTCAGAAAATTAGCCCCAGAAACAGACAAGTATTTGCATAACGATCTACATCTGAGAGTTGTTCCTGAAGATGAACCAATGAACGCCCATTCTCACTTAATGTCGCTGACGTTAAGTACTAGCGAAATAGTTCCTATTGTCGATGGTAAATTAGCTTTAGGTACTTGGCAATCTGTGTTATTTTTTGATTTAGATGGGCCGAGAAAAAGGACTGTTTTTTTGCAAATTAGTGGGGAATAA
- a CDS encoding o-succinylbenzoate synthase, with product MVYQFQFRPYQRQFVRSLSTSHGNWETREGIIIQLINETGAIGWGEIAPLPWFGSETLDDALNFCIQLGKEITTETIFAISDRLPACQFGFESAWEALKHPQKVNLNCNFSALLPAGDAALNTWQKLWQQGYQTFKWKIGVLPINEEIEIFQKLIQGLPNQAKLRLDANGGLNWETAIEWLKVCDIWAIEFLEQPLPIGEEKAILELSKLYSTPLALDESVATIAQLKACYQLGWRGVFVIKPCIAGSPIYLRKFCQQHSLDIVFSSVFETSIGREAALKLAAELSSKNRALGFGVNHWFKEDEKTWLTDLWNHL from the coding sequence ATGGTTTATCAATTCCAATTTCGTCCCTATCAGCGCCAGTTTGTGCGATCGCTTTCTACCAGTCATGGTAACTGGGAAACCAGAGAGGGAATTATCATTCAATTAATCAATGAAACAGGCGCAATTGGTTGGGGAGAAATAGCACCGCTTCCCTGGTTTGGTTCAGAAACTTTAGACGATGCTTTAAATTTTTGTATCCAACTAGGGAAGGAAATTACCACAGAAACTATTTTTGCTATTAGCGATCGATTACCTGCTTGTCAATTTGGTTTTGAGTCAGCCTGGGAAGCACTAAAACATCCGCAAAAGGTTAATTTAAATTGCAATTTTAGTGCTTTATTACCAGCGGGTGACGCAGCTTTAAATACATGGCAAAAACTTTGGCAGCAAGGATACCAAACCTTTAAATGGAAAATTGGCGTTTTACCAATAAACGAAGAAATAGAGATTTTTCAAAAGCTAATTCAAGGTTTGCCTAATCAAGCTAAATTGAGATTAGATGCTAATGGCGGACTAAATTGGGAAACAGCAATTGAATGGTTAAAGGTTTGCGATATTTGGGCGATCGAATTTCTCGAACAACCACTTCCAATAGGTGAAGAAAAAGCCATATTAGAGTTAAGCAAACTATACTCTACACCCCTAGCATTAGACGAATCAGTAGCTACAATTGCTCAATTAAAAGCTTGTTACCAACTGGGGTGGCGGGGAGTTTTTGTAATTAAACCTTGCATTGCTGGTTCCCCAATTTATTTACGTAAGTTTTGCCAACAACACAGCTTAGATATTGTCTTTTCTTCCGTATTTGAAACTAGTATTGGTAGAGAAGCTGCATTAAAATTAGCCGCCGAACTTTCGTCTAAAAATCGGGCTTTGGGTTTTGGAGTTAATCATTGGTTTAAGGAAGATGAAAAAACATGGCTGACAGATTTATGGAATCATCTTTAA
- a CDS encoding ABC-ATPase domain-containing protein translates to MTNQEKLRQELIRLDGRGYKAYQDIQGSYDFADFTLIVDRAQGDPFASPSNIRVKVPMTVAKFPAELYRTKSREIALRDYLTRHFDVCSQKFKQKRGTGNGGLISILPVGQEVLERSSVVINNEFVEVRFIVGLPAGGRRILGYQAIEMLCEQVPQLVNLTLKYPQLDRQKIQRHVETVEDADWLRQELVNKGLVAFIADGAILPRRSGVDDRPLAESAIAFQSPESLKVEFDRPNQGLITGMGIPAGVTLIVGGGYHGKSTLLRAIEVGIYNHIPDDGREFVVTNPAAVKIRAEDGRSVANVDISPFISNLPQDRSTSNFSTTNASGSTSQAANIMEALEVGSQVLLIDEDTAATNFMIRDQRMQALIAKNQEPITPFIDKVRQLFADYNVSSILVMGGSGDYFEVADTVIAMQNFQPQDVTEKAKEIANQYANQRKAEGGEKFGQIMPRIPIPETIDPSYRQKQVRLKVRDVDEMVFGGEDIDLSAVEQIVDKAQSRAIAEAMVYAVRQYANQTATLPEILDRIMADLESRGLDILTRFPQGDLAIFRKFELAAAINRLRSLNCQTSNKTLHNPK, encoded by the coding sequence ATGACTAACCAAGAAAAACTGCGCCAAGAGTTAATTAGATTAGATGGACGTGGATATAAAGCTTACCAAGATATTCAAGGTAGTTACGATTTTGCTGATTTTACATTAATTGTCGATCGCGCACAAGGCGATCCTTTCGCTAGCCCTAGTAACATTCGAGTTAAAGTTCCGATGACAGTCGCTAAGTTTCCGGCGGAACTTTATCGAACGAAAAGTCGGGAAATTGCTTTACGAGATTATTTAACTCGCCATTTTGATGTTTGTAGTCAGAAATTTAAGCAAAAAAGAGGTACGGGAAATGGTGGTTTAATTTCTATTTTACCTGTTGGACAAGAAGTTTTAGAACGCAGTTCAGTAGTTATTAATAACGAATTTGTTGAAGTACGTTTTATTGTAGGACTACCTGCGGGAGGACGCAGGATTTTAGGTTATCAAGCTATTGAAATGCTTTGCGAACAAGTACCGCAACTTGTCAATTTAACACTGAAATATCCGCAATTAGATCGTCAAAAAATTCAACGTCATGTAGAAACTGTTGAAGATGCAGATTGGCTAAGACAGGAATTAGTAAATAAAGGTTTAGTTGCTTTTATTGCTGATGGAGCAATTTTACCGCGACGCAGTGGAGTTGACGATCGACCTTTGGCGGAAAGCGCGATCGCTTTTCAATCCCCAGAATCTTTGAAAGTGGAATTCGATCGTCCGAATCAAGGATTAATTACTGGCATGGGAATACCCGCAGGTGTAACCTTAATTGTGGGCGGCGGATATCATGGAAAATCCACTTTATTAAGGGCAATAGAGGTAGGGATTTATAATCATATTCCCGATGATGGTCGAGAGTTTGTCGTTACTAACCCAGCCGCAGTAAAAATTCGGGCTGAAGACGGTAGATCCGTTGCCAATGTTGATATTTCACCATTTATTAGTAATTTGCCGCAAGACCGTTCTACTAGTAATTTTTCCACCACAAATGCCAGTGGTAGTACTTCTCAAGCTGCAAATATTATGGAAGCTTTAGAAGTAGGTAGCCAAGTATTACTAATAGATGAAGATACCGCCGCCACAAATTTCATGATTCGTGACCAAAGAATGCAAGCGTTGATTGCTAAAAATCAAGAACCGATTACGCCATTTATTGATAAAGTAAGGCAATTGTTCGCTGATTATAATGTGTCTTCAATTTTGGTTATGGGCGGTAGCGGCGATTATTTTGAAGTTGCAGATACAGTGATTGCAATGCAAAATTTTCAGCCGCAAGATGTGACAGAAAAAGCTAAAGAAATCGCCAATCAATATGCTAACCAAAGAAAAGCGGAAGGTGGGGAAAAGTTCGGTCAAATTATGCCTCGCATCCCCATTCCTGAAACGATCGATCCCAGTTATCGCCAAAAACAAGTAAGGTTAAAAGTTAGAGATGTTGATGAAATGGTATTTGGTGGCGAAGATATTGACTTATCAGCAGTCGAACAAATAGTTGATAAAGCACAGTCAAGGGCGATCGCAGAAGCTATGGTTTATGCAGTCCGTCAATATGCAAATCAAACTGCGACTTTGCCAGAAATTCTCGATCGAATCATGGCAGATCTTGAATCGCGGGGATTGGATATCTTGACTCGCTTCCCCCAAGGAGATTTGGCCATTTTCCGCAAATTTGAGTTAGCCGCAGCCATTAACAGATTGCGATCGCTAAACTGCCAAACCTCAAACAAAACTTTACATAACCCAAAATAA
- a CDS encoding SDR family oxidoreductase: MNIAIVGCGYVGYNVARLWQKDLGFSVTTTTTNPERIKELEAVSQKVFVVRGDDAEGLVKVLENQEVVLLSVGAKGPNTYEESYLKTAKTLVPLLQTNSSIKQLIYTGTYSVYGDRNGEWVDESTPLSPTTPNGQILAETEQVLLSASSDKLNVCILRLGGIFGPGRELIKIFGRAVGTTRPGNGEDTTNWIHLDDIVGAIEFARKHQLSGIYNLVNDAYLPSRELLDRLFETHNLPKVSWDASQKSNRPYNAKVSNQKIKQAGYQLIHPQMSF, translated from the coding sequence ATGAATATTGCGATCGTTGGTTGTGGTTATGTCGGTTATAATGTTGCCCGCCTTTGGCAAAAAGATTTAGGGTTTTCGGTGACTACAACTACAACTAATCCCGAACGAATTAAAGAATTAGAAGCAGTCTCGCAAAAGGTTTTTGTAGTTCGAGGTGATGACGCTGAAGGTTTGGTAAAAGTATTAGAAAATCAGGAAGTTGTCTTGTTAAGTGTAGGCGCAAAAGGGCCAAATACTTATGAAGAGAGTTACTTAAAAACTGCTAAAACTTTAGTTCCGCTTTTACAAACAAACTCTAGCATCAAGCAACTTATTTATACTGGAACTTACTCGGTTTATGGCGATCGAAATGGTGAATGGGTAGATGAGTCAACGCCGCTTTCACCTACTACTCCAAACGGGCAAATTCTAGCGGAAACTGAACAAGTTTTACTCTCAGCATCGAGTGATAAACTTAACGTTTGTATTCTCAGATTGGGCGGAATTTTTGGCCCCGGTAGAGAACTGATTAAAATATTTGGTAGGGCTGTTGGTACAACTCGTCCGGGGAATGGGGAAGATACAACAAATTGGATTCATTTGGATGATATTGTCGGCGCGATCGAATTTGCGAGAAAGCATCAATTATCAGGTATTTATAACTTAGTAAATGATGCTTATTTACCTAGTCGGGAATTGCTCGATCGCCTTTTTGAAACTCACAATTTACCCAAGGTTTCTTGGGATGCTTCCCAAAAGAGTAACCGACCTTACAATGCTAAGGTATCCAATCAAAAAATCAAACAAGCAGGTTATCAATTAATTCATCCCCAGATGAGTTTTTGA